From the genome of Canis lupus familiaris isolate Mischka breed German Shepherd chromosome 8, alternate assembly UU_Cfam_GSD_1.0, whole genome shotgun sequence, one region includes:
- the LOC119872956 gene encoding uncharacterized protein LOC119872956, whose protein sequence is MHEFFSRREGSGPLSPVTCHHHCGLTARLNQEARGNHLGPFTDDEIASEKPRRGRQREHTLPCASSEPFPRQPSEPRGSSRWRVPTSRGLGVRETCWKRACCRPGAGRADPRRRRPVVTAWGALQLPAGWEASAATAAGLRARRRHPEGPFSYTVPRSPSPPSGESPNGYEVTDEVLGANRSPSRTLTEEGNYLGLRASYPPRRLSQHASAASRSHLIGSDWVTCPVLSQPLASRAIGSAYQSLPPSHMAEPGPPPQHAQEQARAPCGFRTPEAALGVLTAALPRPLHPGQGTRKTGPCGTSPKGPQPVGGGAGI, encoded by the exons ATGCACGAATTCTTCTCCCGGAGAGAGGGAAGTGGCCCTTTGTCCCCCGTTACCTGCCACCATCACTGTGGACTCACAGCACGTCTGAACCAGGAGGCACGTGGAAATCATCTGGGCCCCTTCACTGATGACGAAATTGCCTCGGAGAAACCGAGGCGGGGTCGGCAGCGGGAGCACACCCTGCCGTGCGCCTCATCAGAGCCTTTTCCCCGGCAGCCCTCAGAGCCCCGAGGCTCCTCGCGTTGGCGGGTTCCTACAAGCCGTGGGCTCGGTGTCAGGG AAACCTGTTGGAAACGTGCCTGCTGCCGTCCGGGCGCCGGCCGCGCAGACCCCCGTCGGCGACGCCCCGTCGTCACAGCCTGGGGGGCTCTGCAGCTGCCCGCCGGCTGGGAAGCTTCAGCGGCGACTGCAGCGGGGCTCCGGGCGCGGCGGCGCCACCCTGAAGGGCCGTTCTCCTACACTGTTCCCCGGTCACCCTCGCCACCCTCCGGTGAGTCCCCAAATGGTTACGAAGTGACTGACGAGGTTCTGGGAGCCAACCGCAGCCCGAGCCGAACATTAACAGAAGAAGGAAATTACCTCGGTCTCCGCGCCTCCTATCCGCCTCGACGCCTTTCCCAACATGCCTCAGCAGCTAGCCGCTCACATCTGATTGGCTCGGACTGGGTCACATGCCCTGTCCTAAGCCAGCCATTGGCTAGCAGAGCCATCGGCTCAGCCTATCAGAGTTTGCCCCCGAGTCACATGGCAGAGCCCGGCCCGCCTCCTCAGCACGCGCAGGAGCAAGCACGTGCTCCGTGTGGGTTCAGGACCCCGGAGGCGGCTCTCGGagtcctcacagcagccctgccGAGGCCACTGCACCCGGGTCAGGGAACCAGGAAGACGGGGCCGTGCGGCACGTCACCCAAAGGCCCACAGCCTGTAGGAgggggagctgggatttga